In Shouchella patagoniensis, the following are encoded in one genomic region:
- a CDS encoding helix-turn-helix domain-containing protein, whose protein sequence is MLIDKRIERLVKLTYKLCMEETVNKEELASELDCSSRTVDCTILELQKEFKSEATTMKIEFKTPHTLQLSGKDDMFTRKLLYRFYLQDDMVRFFLESLSKKKTAKEYIDQHFISRATFFRKLKKLNDWLNDYQLSFDLRTLQLKGDERQIRQFYYFILLEITGKMKWPFPVKKRVIEERLQRLTDALAIHLSASQKEAYLYLLAVQWHRNSQGRYSPEYDSFFPEEIREKIADSCRSFLDELPLAARKGEEDFLLMIMVNSPCVYHSLPILESNIDIHRQHQTKAWSVTTCFSETFQTLFPNALNEQTKMHVSGHLLQLHRNNNYHPSNFLSYKDMIYTKAIQKQHPLLSNVVTQVTEQMAKCGFKTDHTLRTRYLLLLYTFVDVNKLHPPMRLLILSSEGPVYEDALSEKIHDYVPFQLDISTSAIADREPEPYSIILTDTPLVKETNDNIIYIHYPPTFLDWRLIYEHCEKLYWNRLNYVSLG, encoded by the coding sequence ATGTTAATTGATAAGCGAATTGAACGTTTGGTTAAACTAACGTATAAGCTCTGCATGGAGGAAACAGTAAACAAAGAAGAGCTAGCTAGTGAACTAGATTGTTCATCCAGAACGGTTGACTGTACAATACTTGAATTACAAAAGGAATTTAAAAGCGAAGCCACGACAATGAAGATTGAATTCAAAACCCCTCACACGCTCCAGCTTTCCGGTAAGGACGACATGTTCACTCGGAAACTGCTTTATCGCTTTTATTTACAAGATGATATGGTTCGTTTTTTCTTAGAATCGTTATCCAAGAAAAAAACGGCGAAAGAATATATTGACCAGCATTTTATTAGTCGAGCTACTTTTTTTAGAAAGCTAAAGAAGCTAAATGATTGGCTCAATGACTACCAATTGTCCTTCGACTTGCGCACGCTGCAATTAAAAGGAGATGAACGCCAAATTAGGCAATTTTACTATTTTATTTTACTTGAGATTACCGGAAAAATGAAATGGCCCTTTCCGGTCAAAAAACGAGTGATAGAAGAACGGCTACAACGGCTCACCGATGCTTTAGCCATTCATTTATCTGCATCACAAAAAGAAGCCTATTTATATTTGCTTGCGGTGCAATGGCATCGCAATAGCCAAGGCCGTTACAGTCCAGAATACGATTCATTTTTCCCAGAAGAGATTCGAGAAAAAATAGCGGACAGCTGTCGTTCGTTTCTGGATGAACTCCCTTTAGCAGCACGAAAAGGGGAAGAGGACTTTTTATTGATGATCATGGTAAATTCGCCATGCGTATATCATTCACTACCTATTCTCGAATCCAACATAGACATCCATCGGCAACATCAGACAAAGGCTTGGTCCGTGACGACTTGTTTCTCGGAAACGTTTCAAACCCTTTTTCCAAACGCATTAAATGAACAAACGAAAATGCATGTAAGTGGGCATTTGCTTCAGCTTCACCGCAATAACAATTACCACCCTTCCAATTTCTTAAGTTACAAAGATATGATTTACACAAAAGCAATCCAAAAGCAACACCCGCTTTTAAGCAATGTCGTTACACAGGTGACAGAACAAATGGCTAAATGCGGTTTTAAAACAGACCATACTCTTCGAACCAGGTACTTGCTTTTACTGTATACATTCGTAGATGTAAACAAACTGCATCCACCTATGCGGCTACTCATCCTATCAAGTGAAGGACCCGTGTATGAAGATGCCTTATCTGAGAAAATACATGATTACGTTCCTTTTCAACTAGATATCTCAACATCAGCCATTGCAGACCGAGAACCTGAACCATATTCGATCATTTTAACGGATACACCACTTGTGAAAGAGACAAACGATAACATTATCTACATTCATTACCCGCCTACATTTCTTGACTGGAGGCTGATTTACGAGCACTGCGAAAAGCTTTATTGGAACCGATTAAACTATGTTTCATTAGGGTAA
- a CDS encoding class I SAM-dependent methyltransferase, whose translation MTDLFTTNFEKYSDTAMYDQLNEHSKIEIPILLQWIKKENQLLELACGTGRLTIPLAEKGYNVTGVDLHEGMLKKAKEKAAKKEVAIPFYLQDCTQLSFPNQFECLFMVGNSFQHFLTNQSQDALLASVSKHLTNNGLFIFDTRNPILAELSKPDHYVTEFQDYRGYDVKEHHLETYEDGDQLLRCHTNRKYFKNGEYLHSEQDSILLRYTYPLEMARLLASHGFKIEKRYGNWKGDDVSTNAPQMIFICRK comes from the coding sequence ATGACGGATCTTTTTACTACGAATTTCGAAAAATACAGCGACACAGCCATGTACGACCAATTAAATGAACATTCAAAAATCGAAATCCCTATTCTCCTTCAATGGATAAAGAAAGAAAATCAATTATTAGAGCTTGCTTGCGGCACTGGACGACTCACTATCCCTTTGGCAGAGAAAGGATACAATGTAACGGGTGTTGATCTACATGAGGGGATGCTCAAAAAAGCGAAAGAAAAAGCGGCCAAAAAAGAGGTAGCCATTCCTTTCTATTTACAAGACTGCACGCAATTATCTTTTCCAAACCAATTTGAGTGCTTATTTATGGTCGGAAACTCTTTTCAGCATTTCTTAACGAATCAATCACAAGATGCGTTACTCGCCTCTGTCTCAAAACATTTAACAAACAATGGATTGTTCATTTTTGACACGCGTAACCCCATCTTGGCTGAGCTATCGAAACCGGATCATTATGTAACTGAATTCCAGGATTATAGAGGTTATGATGTAAAAGAACATCATCTTGAAACGTATGAAGATGGGGATCAGCTATTACGTTGCCACACAAACAGAAAATACTTCAAAAACGGTGAGTATCTTCATTCTGAGCAAGATTCCATTCTTTTACGATATACCTATCCACTAGAAATGGCACGGCTTCTTGCCTCACATGGCTTTAAAATCGAGAAACGTTATGGAAACTGGAAAGGAGACGATGTTTCAACCAATGCTCCACAAATGATTTTTATTTGTCGAAAATAG
- a CDS encoding UDP-N-acetylmuramoyl-L-alanyl-D-glutamate--2,6-diaminopimelate ligase, which produces MHYLHVLFDQLPISSKEIDHTLTITGISDNSLRTQPGDLFVAVPGFTSDGHDYINNAIDKGAKAIVGERDLSGLPVPYFKTTNARYVLAHLAARFYIREGQKQTIVGITGTNGKTTTSFMLKHILEHAGFSCALFGSVQTVINGIVTPSHTNTTLGALDLHQHLAKSNDDFAIMEVSSHALTQYRVAGIKFDLALFTNLSQDHLDYHQTMDHYFAAKKTLFTQLDENGTAILNAYDWWGHQLLTDHSNSWRGRTVSIGEAGSDLQIENITFGEPMSAVFREKEGTSLLKLPFYGDHNVFNAAMAYLSAKSLGIKGTFALNALHTFAGVPGRFEVIQNPAGAHIVIDYAHTEDAFYHCLHTAKRLGAKQVIHVFGFRGGRDESKRERMVEISKEWSDYIILTFDDLDGTPAEKMAQTLQSFSLGNQGKVILDRVEAIDYAWHMAEKDDWVFITGKGNEPYQQEYSSPAISDRDTLNSLLAEDTPH; this is translated from the coding sequence ATGCATTATCTTCACGTTCTTTTTGATCAATTACCGATTTCCTCCAAGGAAATTGACCATACTTTGACAATTACAGGAATCTCCGATAATTCCTTACGTACCCAACCTGGTGATTTATTTGTTGCGGTTCCAGGTTTTACGAGCGATGGACATGATTATATTAACAATGCAATTGATAAAGGGGCTAAAGCGATTGTTGGCGAGAGGGATTTATCTGGCTTGCCGGTTCCTTATTTTAAAACAACAAACGCTCGGTACGTACTAGCTCATTTGGCCGCACGCTTTTATATACGCGAGGGTCAAAAACAAACAATTGTTGGTATAACCGGTACAAACGGAAAGACGACAACGTCCTTTATGTTGAAACACATTTTAGAACATGCTGGCTTTTCGTGCGCTTTGTTTGGCTCTGTTCAAACGGTTATTAATGGCATTGTTACCCCTTCACATACAAACACAACGCTCGGCGCTCTTGATCTTCATCAGCATTTAGCTAAAAGCAATGATGATTTTGCCATCATGGAAGTCTCATCTCATGCGCTTACACAATACCGTGTTGCTGGTATTAAATTTGATTTAGCCTTATTTACAAATCTTAGCCAAGATCACTTGGACTATCATCAAACGATGGATCATTATTTCGCGGCAAAAAAGACTTTGTTTACTCAATTGGATGAGAACGGGACGGCCATTTTAAATGCTTACGATTGGTGGGGACATCAATTACTCACTGACCACAGCAATAGCTGGAGAGGGAGAACCGTTTCAATCGGGGAGGCTGGAAGCGATTTACAAATCGAGAACATCACCTTTGGTGAGCCTATGAGCGCTGTTTTTCGAGAGAAAGAGGGGACATCTTTACTAAAACTTCCTTTTTACGGTGATCACAATGTATTTAATGCGGCTATGGCGTATCTGTCCGCAAAATCACTCGGCATCAAAGGAACTTTTGCTTTGAATGCGCTCCACACATTTGCAGGTGTGCCTGGTCGTTTTGAAGTCATTCAAAATCCAGCAGGCGCTCATATCGTTATTGATTACGCGCACACAGAAGATGCTTTCTATCATTGCCTGCACACAGCAAAAAGACTTGGTGCAAAGCAAGTCATTCACGTCTTTGGTTTTCGGGGAGGACGTGATGAAAGCAAACGTGAACGGATGGTGGAAATCTCAAAAGAGTGGAGTGATTACATCATTTTAACGTTTGATGATCTAGATGGAACGCCAGCAGAAAAAATGGCGCAAACACTCCAATCCTTTTCATTAGGCAATCAAGGCAAAGTAATACTCGACCGTGTGGAAGCCATCGATTACGCATGGCACATGGCGGAAAAAGACGACTGGGTATTCATAACAGGTAAAGGCAACGAACCTTACCAACAAGAATACAGTTCTCCCGCTATATCTGATCGAGACACATTAAATAGCTTACTTGCAGAAGACACGCCACATTAA
- a CDS encoding helix-turn-helix domain-containing protein, protein MEKPFMQSCIAFIEEQLDQDVNVAVLAKEMGYSLFHFHRKFQKEFQMTATAYMKGRRLARASSLLLYTEERVMDIAFVSGFESQEAFTRAFKKQHGLPPRRYRNLMNMIQGGGSQMENASTIKKWFLAGSEPDQYEVGLDQQEVHQGKQSAYLKSKSVNETAHLKLQSLEGTVQFGTLMQQCKAANYTGKRIKLSGFIRTEKVHISAGLWMRVDSKEGDVLQFDNMSNRTITGDTGWNVYSIVLDVPSDAAVIAFGVMLSGTGSVWLDSLSFQEVDERTPTTNVEIDFEVHEEPMNLSFEME, encoded by the coding sequence ATGGAAAAGCCATTTATGCAATCATGTATTGCCTTTATTGAAGAACAATTGGATCAAGATGTGAATGTAGCTGTTCTTGCGAAGGAGATGGGGTATTCTCTGTTTCATTTCCATCGTAAGTTCCAAAAGGAGTTCCAAATGACTGCCACGGCGTATATGAAAGGAAGAAGATTGGCTCGCGCCTCCTCCTTATTGCTTTATACAGAGGAACGTGTGATGGACATCGCCTTTGTGAGTGGATTTGAGAGCCAAGAGGCATTTACGCGGGCATTTAAAAAGCAACATGGCTTGCCGCCGAGACGTTACCGAAATTTAATGAACATGATTCAAGGAGGAGGAAGTCAAATGGAGAATGCATCTACAATAAAAAAATGGTTTCTTGCTGGTAGTGAACCAGACCAATATGAGGTTGGTTTAGATCAACAAGAAGTTCATCAAGGAAAGCAATCTGCGTATTTAAAATCAAAATCAGTAAATGAAACAGCTCATTTGAAGTTGCAATCATTAGAAGGTACGGTTCAGTTTGGCACGCTAATGCAGCAATGTAAAGCGGCTAATTACACGGGAAAACGAATAAAGTTGTCTGGTTTTATTCGAACGGAGAAAGTGCATATTTCTGCCGGACTATGGATGAGGGTTGATAGCAAAGAAGGCGATGTGCTTCAGTTTGATAACATGTCGAATCGTACTATTACTGGCGACACGGGTTGGAATGTGTATAGCATTGTTCTCGATGTTCCAAGTGACGCGGCAGTGATTGCTTTTGGCGTCATGCTTTCAGGTACGGGCAGTGTCTGGCTGGATAGTCTTAGCTTTCAAGAAGTGGATGAACGGACACCTACCACGAATGTTGAGATTGATTTTGAAGTACATGAGGAGCCGATGAATTTATCTTTTGAAATGGAATAA
- a CDS encoding YdhK family protein, which yields MKRSKQIILTSVAGVLLISACGTDSEPNEQPEQEEENQGEHMDHSDMDHSSSGELPEGLQEADNPTYAPGTEAMIAEGHMEGMEGATATIVGAFDTTAYIVSYTTEDSQRVEDHKWVVHEEIVDAGDEPFEAGSEVILNADHMAGMEGATAEIEGVEDTTVYMIDYTSTTGEDVENHKWVTEEELTSIDE from the coding sequence ATGAAACGATCAAAACAAATAATTCTCACATCAGTTGCAGGGGTATTACTAATAAGCGCTTGCGGGACCGATAGCGAACCGAATGAACAACCAGAACAAGAAGAAGAAAATCAAGGAGAGCATATGGATCATAGCGACATGGATCATTCTAGTTCTGGGGAACTGCCAGAAGGACTTCAAGAAGCAGACAACCCAACTTATGCCCCGGGTACAGAAGCAATGATCGCCGAAGGACATATGGAAGGAATGGAAGGTGCTACCGCAACAATTGTTGGCGCATTTGATACAACCGCTTATATCGTTTCTTATACGACCGAAGACAGTCAGCGTGTGGAAGACCATAAATGGGTTGTCCACGAAGAAATTGTAGATGCTGGTGACGAACCATTTGAAGCTGGATCAGAGGTTATCTTAAACGCAGATCACATGGCTGGGATGGAAGGTGCAACTGCTGAAATTGAAGGCGTTGAAGACACAACCGTTTACATGATTGACTACACATCAACAACAGGAGAAGATGTAGAAAACCATAAATGGGTGACAGAGGAAGAGCTTACTTCCATCGACGAATAA
- a CDS encoding purine-nucleoside phosphorylase gives MNIVEQIKEATEYIRTKTNHIPEVGIILGSGLGNLADDIEEAVEIPYEDIPHFSKSAAIGHANKLVIGTLNGKRIAAMKGRYHYYEGYTLQQVTFPVRVMKALGVETLIITNACGAVNKSFAPGELMLINDHINLVGANPLIGENVSELGPRFPDLSEVYSSRLREVAKTVAGEQGTTVQEGVYSWWSGPAYETPAEIRMIRTLGGDAVGMSTVPEATVATHAGMEVLGISCLTNMACGILDEPLSHDDVIVVAGKANEAFTKLVKGVLAQMN, from the coding sequence ATGAATATTGTAGAACAAATAAAAGAAGCAACGGAATACATCCGCACGAAAACAAACCACATACCAGAGGTTGGTATCATCCTAGGTTCAGGCCTTGGTAATTTGGCTGATGACATTGAAGAAGCAGTGGAAATCCCTTATGAGGACATTCCCCACTTCTCAAAATCTGCCGCAATTGGCCATGCGAATAAGCTTGTTATTGGTACATTAAATGGCAAGCGTATCGCAGCAATGAAAGGGCGCTACCACTATTATGAAGGATACACACTTCAGCAAGTCACTTTTCCAGTTCGTGTGATGAAGGCGCTTGGTGTCGAAACGTTAATTATTACCAACGCGTGTGGGGCTGTAAATAAATCATTTGCTCCTGGTGAACTCATGTTAATTAACGACCATATTAACTTAGTGGGCGCCAATCCACTCATCGGTGAAAACGTCAGTGAGCTTGGACCGCGTTTCCCTGATTTATCTGAAGTGTACAGTTCACGCCTACGCGAAGTTGCCAAAACGGTCGCTGGTGAACAAGGTACCACCGTACAAGAAGGTGTCTATAGCTGGTGGAGCGGTCCCGCTTACGAAACACCTGCGGAAATTCGTATGATTCGCACGCTCGGGGGAGATGCGGTCGGCATGTCGACTGTCCCAGAAGCAACCGTTGCGACTCATGCTGGCATGGAAGTGCTTGGCATCTCATGCCTGACAAATATGGCATGCGGCATTTTGGACGAGCCATTAAGTCATGATGACGTCATTGTTGTTGCAGGAAAAGCAAATGAAGCATTTACGAAACTTGTAAAAGGCGTATTAGCACAAATGAATTAA
- a CDS encoding TetR/AcrR family transcriptional regulator → MSCKGLDKLAKSTKTNMIETTAKLLQKQGFHGTGLNEIIQVSGSPKGSIYHHFPGGKEELAVAAIEWTKEQVRTYLVRQLEKEASANNAIARLINDSANQFDEGAYFRGVPVIALTLENAAASTAIRTACKEAFEDWERVIAKKIETSGYSTAEAAERASVIHAMMQGAAAISFAKESSDPLRTVAAQVNHLLER, encoded by the coding sequence ATGAGTTGTAAAGGACTGGACAAGTTGGCCAAATCAACGAAAACAAACATGATCGAAACGACTGCAAAGCTTTTGCAAAAACAAGGCTTTCACGGGACAGGCTTAAATGAAATCATTCAAGTTAGTGGTAGCCCTAAAGGCTCCATTTATCATCACTTTCCTGGTGGAAAAGAAGAACTAGCCGTAGCTGCGATTGAATGGACGAAAGAGCAAGTGCGGACGTATTTGGTGCGTCAATTGGAAAAAGAAGCAAGCGCTAACAATGCGATAGCGCGATTAATTAACGATAGCGCGAACCAATTTGATGAGGGTGCTTATTTTCGTGGTGTTCCAGTCATTGCGCTTACACTTGAAAATGCTGCAGCAAGCACTGCTATTCGAACAGCCTGTAAAGAGGCATTTGAAGATTGGGAACGTGTCATTGCTAAAAAAATTGAAACAAGTGGTTATAGCACCGCAGAGGCTGCTGAACGTGCGTCTGTTATCCATGCTATGATGCAGGGAGCCGCAGCAATTAGCTTTGCAAAAGAATCGAGCGACCCACTCCGAACCGTGGCGGCGCAAGTCAATCATTTATTAGAGAGATAA